In one window of Frigoriglobus tundricola DNA:
- a CDS encoding DUF4058 family protein produces MPVHDWTRVPSGLFHEFHQSWSVRIKDALNGGLLAKGYYALVEQKVDGPEPDVIAVETKKREKPSETPTAVLNPPKTALTAHIPSDAARYARKANRISIRHPLGEVVAVIEIVSPGNKDSRNAIRSFVEKAVAFLRNGIHLLIIDLFPPSDRDPQGIHKAIWDELTDGPFELPPGKPLTLVAYQTGNGFTAHIEPIGVGDTMPEMPLFLTPGVHVPVPLEATYTATWAVCPEPIRELVESPPTA; encoded by the coding sequence ATGCCGGTACACGATTGGACCCGCGTTCCATCGGGCCTGTTCCACGAGTTCCACCAGAGTTGGAGCGTCCGCATCAAAGACGCGCTCAACGGGGGACTTCTGGCGAAGGGCTACTACGCACTGGTGGAACAGAAGGTGGACGGTCCCGAGCCCGACGTGATCGCGGTCGAGACGAAGAAGCGTGAGAAGCCGTCCGAAACTCCGACCGCCGTCCTCAACCCGCCGAAGACGGCGCTCACCGCTCACATACCATCCGACGCGGCCCGGTACGCCCGGAAGGCCAACCGCATCAGCATCCGGCACCCGCTCGGCGAAGTGGTGGCCGTGATCGAGATCGTGTCGCCCGGCAACAAGGACAGCCGGAACGCGATCCGGTCGTTCGTCGAGAAAGCCGTGGCCTTTCTTCGCAACGGCATCCATTTGCTCATCATCGACCTGTTCCCGCCGTCCGACCGCGACCCGCAGGGCATTCATAAGGCCATCTGGGACGAACTCACGGACGGGCCGTTCGAACTCCCACCCGGCAAGCCGCTCACACTCGTTGCGTATCAGACCGGCAACGGTTTTACGGCCCACATCGAGCCGATCGGGGTCGGCGACACGATGCCGGAGATGCCCCTGTTTCTCACGCCCGGCGTGCACGTCCCTGTCCCACTCGAAGCGACCTACACGGCGACATGGGCAGTGTGCCCGGAGCCGATTCGCGAACTGGTTGAGTCCCCACCGACCGCGTAA
- a CDS encoding PilZ domain-containing protein: MSFAELFDSARTWAYTNLPITVGGLVAVAVLTFLCVNAARRRRRSFNLARFATANSGASAVTGEKALSWEPVGQSYADRRGAVRREGQPVRVVLAATTFRNGVCDGYVVDRSTGGLKIATQVAVAPGSTLQVRAVDAPDTVGFVTLLVRSCRKADGHYEIGCEFEKTPPWNVLLLFG, encoded by the coding sequence ATGTCGTTTGCGGAACTGTTCGATTCGGCCCGAACCTGGGCGTACACCAACCTGCCGATCACGGTGGGCGGCCTCGTCGCCGTCGCCGTTCTGACCTTCCTGTGCGTGAACGCGGCCCGCCGCCGCCGTCGGAGCTTCAACCTCGCCCGGTTCGCGACGGCCAACTCCGGGGCCAGCGCCGTCACCGGCGAGAAAGCGCTCAGTTGGGAACCGGTCGGGCAGTCCTACGCCGACCGCCGCGGGGCGGTCCGCCGCGAGGGACAGCCGGTGCGCGTCGTTCTGGCGGCCACCACGTTCCGCAACGGCGTCTGCGACGGGTACGTGGTCGATCGCTCGACCGGCGGGCTGAAGATCGCCACGCAAGTGGCGGTCGCGCCGGGTAGCACGCTCCAGGTGCGGGCCGTGGACGCGCCTGACACCGTGGGGTTCGTGACCCTGCTGGTCCGCAGTTGCCGGAAGGCCGACGGGCACTACGAAATCGGCTGCGAGTTCGAGAAGACCCCGCCGTGGAACGTGCTGCTGCTGTTCGGGTAA
- a CDS encoding NADH-quinone oxidoreductase subunit C: MTAAEIAALLGTQFGPAITGTKLDALDPFVTVEPAKLVEVCTFLRDDPRLKFALLNDMTGVDYLEPDAKKVAKAGFEPHLELLYHVSSFAFPGRRFTLKLVLPRWSGTTGQLPEVPSVSGVWKTADWHEREVYDLVGVFFTGHPNLVRILLNDDWVGHPLRKDYEFPLEYHGIRCR, encoded by the coding sequence ATGACCGCCGCTGAAATCGCCGCCCTCCTCGGAACTCAGTTCGGCCCAGCGATCACGGGCACGAAGCTCGACGCGCTGGACCCGTTCGTCACCGTCGAACCGGCCAAGCTCGTCGAAGTGTGTACGTTTCTGCGCGACGACCCGCGGCTGAAGTTCGCACTCCTCAACGACATGACCGGGGTCGATTACCTCGAACCGGACGCGAAGAAGGTCGCGAAGGCCGGGTTCGAACCGCACCTCGAACTGCTCTATCACGTCTCCAGCTTCGCGTTCCCCGGGCGCCGGTTCACCCTGAAGCTCGTTCTCCCGCGGTGGAGCGGGACAACGGGCCAGCTCCCCGAAGTGCCCAGCGTGTCCGGCGTGTGGAAGACCGCCGACTGGCACGAGCGCGAAGTGTACGACCTCGTCGGCGTGTTCTTCACCGGCCACCCGAATTTGGTGCGCATCTTGCTCAACGACGACTGGGTCGGCCACCCGCTGCGTAAGGACTACGAGTTCCCGCTCGAATACCACGGCATCCGCTGTCGGTAA
- a CDS encoding thiamine pyrophosphate-binding protein gives MDFAFSRRGLFQGTAAVGGALAASAAGAGPLANVRAAKHPGWVFGRMTGAEALAEALALEGVGCVYGIPGAQENELWDTLKERGVPYLLVTHEFSAACMADGYARSTGRPGVLCVVPGPGVTNSLTGLGEALLDSSPVVAIVGDVANGEKAKPFQVHALNQVELLKPVCKCVYPVQTVGQIAAAVRQAFVAAQEGEPGPVAVVVPYNLFIEAHDFRTPPPAAPAPPFDEAAFERALPFLADPKLRVGIYAGGGCMAYSSELAAVAELLQAPVATSVSGRGVISDSHPLAVGWGFGPHASEVAETVFAGEKKHPLKSGVDTVLAVGVKFSEVSTGYYGNPQPKHVVHVDANPSNLGRVLKTDACVHADAGLFLGHLLACGDRVRRAEDKWLVGHIRDQKAAAAKSLCNVPQAKCGVDPLATVAALRRVLPEDALLFTDVSVTEHLAAEHFRVYHPRTYFNPVDNQAMGWSIPAALGAQKVHHGKTVATLTGDGCLLMSALEITTAAREHLPVKFVILDDQAFHYMQMLQKPAYLRTTATILTRLDYKALAQAFGVGYVEVSSHAELEAKLRSAVCYDGPVLVRVRTDYGNRKVRWVEAVRARYTKELSAAQKARFLARIGSRAIHAERQND, from the coding sequence ATGGACTTCGCATTCTCCCGACGCGGGCTGTTTCAGGGGACCGCGGCCGTGGGCGGGGCGCTCGCGGCGAGCGCGGCCGGCGCGGGACCGCTCGCGAACGTGCGGGCCGCAAAGCACCCCGGCTGGGTGTTCGGCCGCATGACGGGGGCCGAAGCCCTCGCCGAAGCCCTCGCGCTGGAAGGCGTCGGCTGCGTGTACGGCATCCCCGGCGCGCAGGAAAACGAACTCTGGGACACCCTCAAAGAGCGCGGCGTTCCGTACCTGCTCGTCACGCACGAGTTCTCGGCCGCGTGCATGGCCGACGGCTACGCGCGCAGCACCGGTCGGCCGGGCGTGTTGTGCGTCGTGCCCGGCCCCGGGGTCACGAACTCGCTCACGGGGTTGGGCGAAGCCCTACTCGACTCGTCGCCGGTCGTGGCCATCGTGGGCGACGTCGCGAACGGTGAGAAGGCGAAGCCGTTCCAGGTCCATGCCCTCAATCAGGTTGAGTTGCTGAAGCCGGTGTGCAAGTGCGTGTACCCGGTGCAAACGGTGGGGCAGATCGCCGCCGCCGTGCGGCAGGCGTTCGTCGCCGCGCAGGAGGGCGAGCCGGGGCCGGTCGCGGTCGTGGTGCCCTACAACCTGTTCATCGAGGCCCACGACTTCCGCACGCCCCCGCCCGCCGCGCCGGCGCCGCCGTTCGACGAGGCCGCGTTCGAGCGCGCGCTGCCGTTCCTCGCGGACCCGAAGCTCCGCGTCGGCATTTACGCGGGCGGCGGGTGCATGGCCTACAGCAGCGAACTCGCGGCGGTGGCCGAACTGCTCCAGGCGCCCGTGGCGACGAGCGTGAGCGGCCGGGGCGTCATCAGCGACAGCCACCCGCTCGCGGTCGGGTGGGGCTTCGGGCCGCACGCCAGCGAGGTCGCGGAAACCGTGTTCGCCGGGGAGAAGAAGCACCCGTTGAAGTCGGGCGTCGATACGGTTCTCGCGGTCGGGGTCAAGTTCAGCGAGGTCTCGACCGGCTACTACGGCAACCCGCAGCCGAAGCACGTGGTCCACGTCGATGCGAACCCGAGCAACCTCGGTCGCGTGCTGAAGACGGACGCGTGCGTTCACGCCGACGCGGGCCTGTTCCTCGGGCACCTGCTCGCGTGCGGCGACCGGGTCCGCCGCGCCGAAGACAAGTGGCTCGTGGGCCACATCCGCGACCAGAAGGCCGCGGCCGCAAAGAGCCTGTGCAACGTCCCGCAGGCGAAGTGCGGCGTCGATCCGCTCGCCACGGTCGCGGCCCTGCGAAGGGTGCTACCAGAAGACGCGCTCCTGTTCACCGACGTGAGTGTGACAGAACACCTCGCGGCGGAACACTTCCGCGTGTACCACCCGCGCACGTACTTCAACCCGGTCGATAATCAGGCGATGGGCTGGAGCATCCCGGCGGCCCTCGGCGCGCAGAAGGTCCACCACGGGAAGACGGTCGCGACCCTCACCGGGGACGGGTGCCTGCTGATGAGCGCCCTGGAGATCACCACGGCGGCCCGCGAACACCTGCCGGTCAAGTTCGTGATCCTGGACGACCAGGCGTTCCACTACATGCAGATGCTCCAGAAGCCCGCGTACCTCCGCACCACCGCAACGATTCTTACGCGGCTCGACTACAAGGCGCTGGCGCAGGCGTTCGGGGTGGGGTACGTGGAAGTGAGTTCGCACGCCGAGTTGGAGGCGAAGCTCCGCAGCGCGGTGTGCTACGACGGCCCGGTCCTGGTCCGCGTGCGGACCGACTACGGCAACCGAAAGGTGCGGTGGGTGGAGGCCGTTCGCGCGCGGTACACGAAGGAGCTATCCGCCGCCCAGAAGGCGCGGTTCCTCGCCCGCATCGGCTCACGGGCGATCCACGCAGAGAGGCAAAACGATTAA